In Lysobacter luteus, a single window of DNA contains:
- a CDS encoding 2OG-Fe dioxygenase family protein: protein MPDCESVDALAAQVRRDGFAFAEGAAVDAILGAAGGLDDWDVFAESWDHLDPDQYLAATGRYRRRRHAVFDLGAALDSSAAPHRLPDQPHFQTLAHNPLQGGLARWFTPMTDTAVGTRAFQTLMGFGRKVFARLDSAAATGSWRVEAHQFRIEAKPDHAGEPTPEGMHRDGVDYVLVVLVERRNIECGTTSIHAPDGTELGSFTLTRLRDVALVDDQRVLHGVTAVTPRDPSKLAHRDVLVLTYCRGT from the coding sequence GTGCCCGATTGCGAATCCGTTGACGCGCTCGCAGCGCAAGTGCGGCGTGACGGGTTCGCCTTTGCCGAAGGCGCGGCGGTCGACGCGATACTCGGGGCGGCCGGCGGGTTGGACGACTGGGACGTTTTCGCTGAAAGCTGGGACCACCTCGATCCGGATCAGTACCTGGCGGCCACCGGCCGCTACCGCCGGCGGCGCCATGCGGTGTTCGACCTCGGGGCGGCGCTGGATTCTTCCGCGGCGCCCCATCGACTCCCGGACCAGCCGCACTTCCAGACGCTCGCGCACAATCCGCTGCAGGGCGGGTTGGCCCGCTGGTTCACGCCGATGACGGACACAGCAGTTGGCACGCGCGCCTTCCAGACACTGATGGGTTTCGGGCGGAAAGTGTTCGCACGGCTCGACAGCGCCGCGGCGACGGGGAGCTGGCGCGTCGAGGCCCACCAGTTCCGCATCGAGGCCAAACCAGATCACGCGGGCGAGCCGACTCCGGAAGGCATGCACCGCGACGGCGTGGACTATGTGCTCGTCGTGCTGGTCGAGCGCCGAAACATCGAATGCGGGACCACCTCGATCCACGCACCGGACGGCACTGAGCTTGGCAGCTTCACCCTCACCCGGCTCCGCGACGTTGCGCTGGTGGATGACCAGCGGGTGCTCCATGGCGTCACGGCCGTCACGCCGCGTGACCCGTCCAAGCTCGCGCACCGTGACGTGCTGGTCCTGACGTACTGCCGCGGGACTTGA
- a CDS encoding MAPEG family protein, protein MTIATAYWCVVIAALLPYVWTVIAKSGGARFDNRDPRGWISRQDNPRTVRANAAQLNAFEAFAPFAAGVVLAQLAGVAESTIALLAVIFVIARVLHGVAYLANRATLRSLIWAVGIGCVVALLVMAALAIR, encoded by the coding sequence ATGACGATAGCGACTGCCTACTGGTGCGTGGTAATTGCCGCGCTGCTTCCGTACGTGTGGACCGTCATCGCCAAGAGCGGCGGCGCACGGTTCGACAACCGTGATCCGCGCGGCTGGATCTCGCGCCAGGACAATCCCCGTACCGTCCGCGCCAACGCCGCGCAGCTGAACGCGTTCGAGGCGTTCGCTCCGTTTGCCGCCGGCGTCGTGCTGGCCCAGCTGGCAGGCGTCGCGGAATCGACGATCGCGTTGCTGGCGGTCATCTTCGTCATCGCGCGGGTGCTACATGGCGTGGCCTATCTCGCCAACCGCGCAACGCTTCGCAGCCTGATCTGGGCGGTCGGCATCGGCTGCGTGGTCGCGCTGCTGGTGATGGCGGCACTTGCGATCCGATAG